From a region of the Streptomyces venezuelae genome:
- a CDS encoding Shedu anti-phage system protein SduA domain-containing protein, with amino-acid sequence MESASSAGRQFRTIGPDTDPSRPTPLPWEQYSDKVLAQWYTLLSEDPEEDAIQTFLELHPSMIPGGSGDVGPGGHHGSDMGAVFRRPKLEGAGRSFEPDFMWITRSSGLVTPILIEIEKPSKRWFKQNGRPTSEFTEARDQLNDWRSWFAREGNQALFRDKFLFLGDRYLDRPLEPQYVLVYGRESEFKVGGGHGNPNALRYKRDQQRGSNETFMTFDALRPRYDHSRSMTLTMTSQGPELFAFSPIYGTSAFVGAGALLLGDPDPALARSTMMSEARRTYLSKRWRYWQDHTRKSTDPNERYVRSIGVE; translated from the coding sequence GTGGAAAGCGCAAGTTCAGCCGGGAGACAGTTTCGCACAATAGGGCCGGACACCGACCCCTCACGACCCACGCCTCTCCCATGGGAGCAATATTCGGACAAGGTACTGGCACAGTGGTACACACTTCTCAGCGAAGACCCCGAGGAAGACGCCATCCAGACCTTTCTGGAATTGCATCCGTCTATGATCCCAGGAGGAAGCGGGGACGTCGGCCCTGGAGGTCATCACGGATCCGACATGGGCGCAGTTTTCCGCCGCCCGAAGCTGGAGGGAGCTGGTCGCTCATTCGAACCGGACTTCATGTGGATTACACGGTCATCCGGACTCGTCACACCCATCCTAATTGAGATAGAGAAGCCCTCAAAGCGCTGGTTTAAACAGAACGGTCGACCAACCAGCGAGTTTACCGAGGCTCGGGACCAACTCAACGACTGGCGCTCTTGGTTCGCACGCGAAGGGAACCAAGCACTATTTCGCGATAAGTTCCTTTTCCTCGGGGATCGCTACCTCGATCGACCGCTGGAGCCACAGTACGTGTTGGTCTACGGGCGCGAGTCAGAGTTCAAGGTGGGCGGAGGTCACGGGAACCCAAACGCCTTGAGGTACAAACGGGATCAACAGCGAGGCAGCAACGAAACGTTCATGACGTTCGACGCCCTGCGCCCCCGCTACGACCATTCCAGGTCAATGACCCTGACCATGACGTCGCAGGGGCCTGAACTTTTTGCCTTCTCACCTATCTACGGGACGAGTGCTTTCGTCGGCGCGGGGGCCTTGCTACTGGGAGACCCTGACCCCGCTCTGGCACGGTCCACCATGATGAGCGAAGCGCGGCGCACATACCTTTCAAAGCGCTGGCGCTACTGGCAGGATCACACGAGAAAGTCGACCGATCCTAACGAGCGCTATGTGCGCAGCATAGGCGTCGAATAA
- a CDS encoding replication initiator: MPRNLDLRHVISPAVRDLIELANLDGFDRTREQVTRLRGCTRPVNLVGHTHTRNAATGETIRSYSTTDEPTGRLLTTCGNRRASRCPACSRTYAADTFHLVRAGLCGGKDVPETVRTHPRVFLTLTAPSFGPVHNRPTNKDGKPRACRCGDHHPEGAPELGTPLAPKTYNYTGAVLWNAHAGALWARFTLNLRRALAAHFGITQKDMKQVLRVSFAKVAEYQKRGLVHFHAVVRIDGSDGHTSAPPAWATVDDLTHAIHTAVPRTALTVSSDTVGDHEIRWGSMLDVREITALGDGELTDAAVAGYVAKYATKSAEDSGTVDRSLVCRTCSGRGTVGGRVKDLCPDCEGTRQAEPLRELPVHRHVRQMIRTAWDLGGLPEFADLKLCKWAHMLGFRGHFSTKSRAYSTTLGALRDVRRAWRLAQADAARARAGHPAPGPHTVLVTESSWAYLASGYRPGEELLAAQTRHDINQIRADKERAKTEGEVWQ; the protein is encoded by the coding sequence ATGCCCCGCAACCTCGACCTGCGGCACGTGATCAGCCCCGCTGTCCGGGACCTGATCGAACTGGCCAACCTCGACGGCTTCGACCGCACCCGCGAACAGGTCACCCGCCTGCGCGGCTGCACCCGCCCCGTCAACCTCGTCGGCCACACCCACACCCGCAACGCCGCCACCGGAGAAACGATTCGCTCGTACTCCACCACCGACGAACCCACCGGACGGCTCCTGACCACCTGCGGCAACCGCCGCGCCTCCCGCTGCCCCGCCTGCTCTCGCACCTACGCCGCCGACACCTTCCACCTCGTCCGCGCCGGACTCTGCGGCGGCAAGGACGTCCCCGAGACCGTCCGCACCCACCCCCGCGTCTTCCTCACCCTCACCGCCCCCTCCTTCGGCCCCGTCCACAACCGCCCCACCAACAAGGACGGCAAGCCCCGCGCCTGCCGCTGCGGCGACCACCACCCCGAGGGCGCCCCCGAACTCGGCACACCCCTGGCCCCCAAGACGTACAACTACACCGGCGCCGTGCTGTGGAACGCCCACGCCGGAGCCCTCTGGGCACGCTTCACCCTCAACCTCCGCCGCGCCCTGGCCGCCCACTTCGGCATCACGCAGAAGGACATGAAGCAGGTCCTGCGCGTGTCCTTCGCCAAGGTCGCCGAGTACCAAAAGCGCGGCCTGGTCCACTTCCACGCCGTCGTCCGCATCGACGGATCCGACGGCCACACCAGCGCCCCGCCGGCCTGGGCGACCGTGGACGACCTCACCCACGCCATCCATACCGCCGTCCCCCGCACCGCCCTCACCGTCTCCTCCGACACCGTCGGAGACCACGAGATCCGCTGGGGCTCCATGCTCGACGTACGGGAGATCACCGCGCTGGGAGACGGCGAACTCACCGACGCGGCCGTGGCCGGGTACGTCGCCAAGTACGCCACCAAGAGCGCCGAGGACTCCGGCACCGTGGACCGCTCCTTGGTCTGCCGGACCTGTTCCGGTCGGGGGACTGTCGGGGGCCGCGTCAAGGACCTCTGCCCCGACTGCGAAGGCACCCGCCAGGCCGAACCCCTCCGGGAACTGCCCGTGCACCGGCACGTCCGGCAGATGATCCGCACCGCCTGGGACCTCGGCGGCCTGCCCGAATTCGCAGACCTCAAGCTCTGCAAGTGGGCCCACATGCTCGGATTCCGCGGCCACTTCTCCACCAAGTCCCGCGCCTACTCCACCACCCTCGGAGCCCTCCGCGACGTACGCCGCGCCTGGCGCCTCGCCCAGGCAGACGCCGCCCGCGCCCGCGCCGGCCACCCCGCGCCCGGCCCGCACACCGTGCTCGTCACCGAGTCCTCCTGGGCCTACCTCGCCTCTGGCTACCGCCCCGGCGAAGAACTCCTCGCCGCCCAGACCCGCCACGACATCAACCAGATCCGCGCCGACAAGGAACGGGCCAAGACCGAAGGGGAGGTTTGGCAGTGA
- a CDS encoding trypsin-like serine peptidase has product MNRHRTALSVLLAAGALVAGALTAATPSTAADAPASFRQQHTQGFWTAERMRSAAPLDVTAVPGAARTPVATSATPTTIAPTAAASPTAFPQAGGAWTGGGAVVKTSGRVFFTMGDRTASCSGDSVTSANGSTVITAGHCVKYQGAWHTNWVFVPAYNNGSAPYGQWSATKTFATDQWAASEDMNMDVGLAVVAPLNGQTLSQAVGAQGIAFNGGYNKKMYSFGFPAAAPYDGTKLVYCSGNSGKDFLLTKDHGLGCNMTGGSSGGPWFQDFNEATGLGTQVSVNSFGYVFLPNRMYGPYFGNEAKAAYDKAQTS; this is encoded by the coding sequence GTGAATCGTCATCGCACGGCCTTGTCCGTCCTGCTCGCGGCCGGCGCCCTGGTCGCCGGAGCCCTGACGGCGGCCACCCCCTCGACCGCCGCGGATGCCCCCGCGTCGTTCCGGCAACAGCACACCCAAGGCTTCTGGACCGCCGAGCGGATGCGCAGCGCTGCGCCGCTCGACGTGACGGCGGTTCCCGGGGCGGCCCGCACCCCGGTCGCCACATCGGCGACCCCCACGACCATCGCCCCGACGGCGGCGGCTTCCCCCACGGCGTTCCCGCAGGCGGGCGGGGCCTGGACGGGCGGCGGCGCCGTGGTGAAGACCTCGGGGCGGGTCTTCTTCACGATGGGCGACCGGACCGCATCCTGTTCCGGCGACTCGGTCACCAGCGCCAACGGCAGCACGGTCATCACGGCCGGTCACTGCGTGAAGTACCAGGGAGCCTGGCACACGAACTGGGTCTTCGTCCCCGCCTACAACAACGGCTCCGCTCCCTATGGCCAGTGGTCGGCCACCAAGACCTTCGCCACCGACCAGTGGGCCGCGAGCGAGGACATGAACATGGACGTCGGCCTCGCCGTCGTCGCCCCGCTGAACGGGCAGACCCTCAGCCAGGCTGTCGGGGCCCAGGGCATCGCCTTCAACGGCGGCTACAACAAGAAGATGTACTCCTTCGGCTTCCCGGCGGCGGCCCCGTACGACGGCACCAAGCTGGTCTACTGCAGCGGCAACAGCGGCAAGGACTTCCTGCTGACCAAGGACCACGGCCTCGGCTGCAACATGACCGGCGGCTCCAGCGGCGGCCCCTGGTTCCAGGACTTCAACGAGGCCACGGGCCTGGGCACCCAGGTCTCGGTGAACAGCTTCGGCTACGTCTTCCTGCCGAACCGCATGTACGGCCCGTACTTCGGCAACGAGGCGAAGGCGGCCTACGACAAGGCCCAGACGTCCTGA
- a CDS encoding FtsK/SpoIIIE domain-containing protein — translation MNVEQVFDWAPVVLVVCTGLLAVWAVVKTVRYVRADKETRRSIRQAVKIRMTWARLAKMAGLSVTDRTPPWLSFLNTSKGAPDPKPRELVPMIKTRPDRYGVIVHVKLLPKVGIKELQDKARFLADAWGCVRVAVEAGKPGHAVLRAIRTDPLTGHTEYVPTGKPPTDLTVWPVGRDEYGALVHVELKNKSGAVVAGGVGGGKSNQLTALITYFGPSPAVQFAVIDGKVSNAAHGDYADVLPRVFAHAGNDLREANAVLRRLVKLLHDRATMARSVLGTSNMWNVGPSEQWPLVFAIIDESHTFFHDHKGSDKETRELAALAAENVRLTGLLVKGGRSVGIFTVPATQKATGDAIPTSIRDVCSAALSFYQRTTEASVAALGDDIRNWPDMDPINLQGSQYVGVASMAAEGRPGFVRVRTPYLDPANAATVADATAHLTQDPTTLLANLTVPSLRKPKPPQDDTAAAA, via the coding sequence ATGAACGTGGAACAGGTCTTCGACTGGGCGCCTGTGGTGCTGGTGGTCTGCACCGGACTGCTGGCGGTGTGGGCCGTGGTCAAGACGGTCCGCTATGTGCGGGCGGACAAGGAGACGCGCCGGAGCATCCGCCAGGCCGTGAAGATCCGGATGACATGGGCGCGGCTGGCGAAGATGGCCGGGCTGTCGGTCACCGACCGCACCCCGCCCTGGCTGTCCTTCCTCAACACGAGCAAGGGCGCCCCGGACCCCAAGCCGCGCGAACTCGTCCCGATGATCAAGACCCGGCCGGACCGGTACGGGGTGATCGTGCACGTCAAGCTGCTGCCGAAGGTCGGGATCAAGGAACTCCAGGACAAGGCCCGGTTCCTGGCCGATGCCTGGGGCTGCGTCCGGGTCGCCGTCGAGGCGGGCAAGCCCGGCCACGCGGTCCTGCGGGCGATCCGCACCGACCCGCTGACCGGTCACACCGAGTACGTGCCGACCGGGAAGCCGCCCACTGACCTGACGGTGTGGCCGGTCGGCCGGGATGAGTACGGCGCCCTGGTCCACGTCGAGCTCAAGAACAAGTCGGGGGCGGTGGTCGCGGGCGGTGTCGGCGGCGGCAAGTCCAACCAGCTCACCGCGCTGATCACCTACTTCGGGCCGTCCCCGGCCGTGCAGTTCGCGGTGATCGACGGCAAGGTGTCCAACGCCGCCCACGGTGACTACGCGGACGTACTGCCCCGGGTGTTCGCGCACGCCGGAAACGACCTGCGCGAGGCCAACGCGGTGCTGCGGCGACTGGTCAAGCTGCTGCACGACCGCGCCACGATGGCTAGGTCGGTACTGGGCACATCGAACATGTGGAACGTCGGCCCCAGTGAACAGTGGCCGCTGGTGTTCGCCATCATCGACGAGTCCCACACCTTCTTCCACGACCACAAGGGCAGCGACAAGGAGACCCGCGAACTCGCTGCCCTCGCGGCGGAGAACGTCCGCCTGACGGGGCTGCTCGTCAAGGGCGGCCGGTCGGTCGGGATCTTCACGGTGCCGGCCACCCAGAAGGCAACCGGCGACGCCATCCCCACCTCGATCCGGGACGTGTGCAGCGCCGCCCTCTCCTTCTACCAGCGCACCACCGAAGCATCCGTCGCCGCGCTCGGGGATGACATCCGCAACTGGCCGGACATGGACCCGATCAACCTCCAGGGCTCCCAGTACGTAGGCGTCGCGTCCATGGCCGCCGAAGGACGGCCCGGCTTCGTCCGCGTCCGCACCCCCTACCTCGACCCGGCCAACGCCGCAACCGTCGCCGACGCCACCGCCCACCTCACCCAGGACCCCACCACGCTCCTGGCCAACCTCACCGTGCCCAGCCTGCGCAAGCCCAAGCCGCCGCAGGACGACACCGCTGCCGCAGCCTGA
- a CDS encoding GntR family transcriptional regulator gives MTLPLEDDSRPPYVQVAEYLRRQVDTGELAPGDKVPSSRDLQEKFGLASATIQNAFRLLKNEGLIYSVQGRGSFVRRPAPELDASEAGQQAGDASSSDTSPSPTTDARYVQLSQEVADLRADVAAIRETLTGVLEMLRASENPTDG, from the coding sequence ATGACACTGCCCCTCGAAGACGACAGCCGGCCCCCGTACGTCCAGGTCGCCGAGTACCTCCGCCGTCAGGTCGACACGGGCGAGCTGGCCCCCGGAGACAAGGTCCCGTCCTCTCGCGACCTGCAAGAGAAGTTCGGACTGGCCAGCGCCACCATTCAGAACGCCTTTCGGCTGCTCAAGAACGAGGGGCTGATCTACAGCGTCCAGGGGCGGGGCAGCTTCGTCCGCCGGCCCGCCCCCGAACTCGACGCATCGGAAGCCGGACAGCAGGCAGGGGACGCATCGTCCTCCGATACGTCCCCCAGCCCCACCACTGACGCCCGATACGTCCAGCTCTCTCAGGAAGTCGCGGACCTTCGGGCCGACGTCGCGGCTATCCGCGAGACCCTGACGGGAGTTCTCGAAATGCTGCGGGCGTCGGAGAACCCGACCGACGGATAA
- a CDS encoding aldo/keto reductase yields MTASLGLGTYRVRAVEQAARTACADGLVWIDTAPNYGSAHQALGPVIADHPRAMVATKTGFFGPDEGAAALRAGQLTAAQVRSGHSLDPGFVRWQTERSLAALGRIDLVFVHNPERAGLCPSELHPALRDVFAVLEEFAAEGRIGGYGVATWSGFLHDAFSVSELLGLAIEAAGSGEHHLRAIQQPVSLVMARPIALALDGRGPLVLARAAGLITFGSSPLHGGELPGLVTPELAEFIRPGASPGTACLLAAASCPSLDVVLLSAGTAPHWAAAKATVAAPLDPGHLRKVTDVLAQG; encoded by the coding sequence GTGACCGCTTCTCTGGGACTGGGAACGTACCGGGTGCGCGCCGTTGAACAGGCGGCTCGCACCGCGTGCGCTGACGGGCTCGTGTGGATCGACACCGCCCCCAACTACGGCAGCGCCCACCAAGCGCTCGGCCCCGTCATCGCTGACCACCCGCGCGCCATGGTGGCGACGAAGACAGGCTTCTTCGGCCCGGATGAAGGCGCGGCTGCTCTTCGAGCCGGACAGCTCACCGCCGCCCAAGTACGGTCCGGACACAGCCTCGACCCCGGCTTCGTCCGCTGGCAGACGGAAAGGTCCCTGGCCGCTCTCGGCCGGATCGACCTCGTGTTCGTTCACAACCCGGAGCGCGCCGGCCTCTGTCCCTCGGAGCTTCATCCGGCACTTCGTGACGTGTTCGCGGTGCTGGAGGAGTTCGCTGCCGAAGGCAGGATCGGCGGGTACGGCGTGGCCACCTGGTCGGGGTTCCTCCACGACGCCTTCTCCGTGTCCGAACTCCTGGGCCTGGCCATCGAAGCCGCTGGTTCGGGTGAACATCACCTCCGGGCCATCCAACAGCCGGTGAGCCTCGTCATGGCAAGGCCGATCGCCCTCGCCCTCGATGGCCGGGGCCCTCTCGTCCTGGCCCGTGCGGCTGGCCTGATCACCTTCGGCTCCTCGCCTCTGCACGGTGGCGAACTGCCCGGCCTCGTCACGCCCGAACTCGCCGAGTTCATCCGCCCGGGGGCCTCGCCGGGCACCGCCTGTCTCCTCGCTGCGGCCTCCTGCCCGAGCCTGGACGTGGTACTGCTTTCTGCTGGCACCGCCCCCCATTGGGCCGCTGCCAAGGCCACCGTTGCCGCCCCGCTCGATCCGGGCCACCTCAGGAAGGTCACCGATGTACTCGCCCAAGGATGA
- a CDS encoding YeiH family protein: MALLHRPQGTAIGHVSRETPTPWPGLAMAAGGALTAWCVHRLVPAVPMLTASVVLGIAVAHVPVLRTFVRATARPGLSLAGRRLMRMGIVLLGLGLGLDQVLRLGWATVAMVVGVVVATFFGTLWLGRRLGLPGDQPLLIATGYSICGASAIGAVSEVSGSDEEDVAASVALVTLCGTLAIGVLPLLQGPLGLSDPAFGRWVGAGVHDVGQVVATAQTAGPAALGEAVLVKLMRVALLAPLVAAVAFSVRARRRGVRTASGRRPAPVPLFVLGFLAAAALRATGVLPDVALEWAHTAQEALLAAALFGLGSAVHLPTLARTGGRAAALGLGAWIVVAGVAYAGVMLTV; encoded by the coding sequence ATGGCCCTCCTCCACCGCCCTCAGGGCACGGCCATCGGGCATGTTTCACGTGAAACACCCACTCCGTGGCCCGGGTTGGCGATGGCTGCGGGTGGTGCGCTGACGGCCTGGTGCGTCCACCGCCTCGTTCCCGCCGTGCCGATGCTGACCGCATCGGTGGTGCTGGGCATCGCCGTGGCGCACGTTCCGGTCCTGCGGACGTTCGTACGCGCGACCGCGCGCCCCGGACTCTCCCTCGCAGGCCGTCGGCTCATGCGGATGGGCATCGTCCTGCTGGGCCTCGGCCTGGGGCTGGACCAGGTGCTCCGGCTGGGCTGGGCCACCGTGGCCATGGTGGTCGGCGTGGTCGTGGCCACCTTCTTCGGCACCCTCTGGCTGGGCCGACGGCTGGGACTCCCGGGTGACCAGCCGCTGCTGATCGCCACCGGGTACTCGATCTGCGGTGCCTCGGCGATCGGCGCGGTGAGCGAGGTGTCCGGCAGCGACGAGGAGGACGTGGCCGCCTCGGTGGCACTCGTCACGCTCTGCGGGACGCTCGCCATAGGAGTGCTCCCGCTCCTCCAGGGGCCGCTGGGGCTCTCCGACCCCGCTTTCGGGCGGTGGGTCGGTGCCGGGGTCCATGACGTCGGCCAGGTCGTGGCCACCGCGCAGACCGCGGGCCCCGCCGCCCTGGGCGAGGCGGTCCTGGTCAAGCTGATGCGCGTGGCGCTGCTCGCCCCGCTGGTGGCCGCCGTGGCCTTCTCCGTACGGGCCCGGCGCCGCGGGGTGCGCACCGCCTCGGGCCGCAGGCCGGCACCGGTGCCGCTGTTCGTCCTCGGGTTCCTGGCCGCGGCGGCGCTGCGCGCCACCGGAGTACTGCCCGACGTAGCACTGGAGTGGGCGCACACCGCGCAGGAGGCCCTGCTGGCCGCGGCCCTGTTCGGCCTGGGGAGCGCGGTGCACCTGCCGACGCTGGCCCGGACCGGCGGGCGGGCCGCGGCACTGGGACTGGGGGCGTGGATCGTCGTGGCAGGAGTTGCGTACGCGGGCGTGATGCTCACCGTATGA
- a CDS encoding DUF2637 domain-containing protein, producing the protein MSEDRMTQRTVTVVMAIIAALAFVFSFGNVWSLALRLGVPAPVAPLIAPMVDLSVVGLLVALRYLSLRGVPAGDLKAATRLMHASGFFTLALNIAEPIIAGHYGRACVDAVAPLLLLGWGAVGPALLRHFHAVTIPAPATAPVIVPESLTEPAPAVPEPAPVAAPAPVAPVAPAPVPVLPAPAPAPAPVTVPAVKVPPALLDAARNIAASHLAAHGEPITPVQLRTRLGIALPLATAAHAALTA; encoded by the coding sequence ATGTCAGAAGACCGGATGACACAGCGCACCGTGACCGTGGTCATGGCGATCATCGCCGCTCTCGCCTTCGTGTTCTCCTTCGGCAACGTCTGGAGCTTGGCCCTGCGCCTGGGCGTCCCGGCCCCGGTGGCTCCGCTGATCGCCCCGATGGTGGACCTGTCCGTCGTCGGCCTCCTCGTCGCCCTGCGCTACCTGTCCCTGCGAGGCGTCCCGGCCGGTGACCTCAAAGCGGCCACGCGCCTCATGCACGCCTCCGGCTTCTTCACACTCGCCCTCAACATCGCCGAACCCATCATCGCGGGGCACTACGGCCGCGCCTGCGTGGACGCCGTCGCACCCCTGCTCCTCCTCGGCTGGGGCGCTGTCGGCCCCGCCCTCCTCAGGCACTTCCACGCCGTCACCATCCCCGCCCCCGCTACGGCCCCGGTGATCGTCCCCGAGTCGCTCACGGAACCCGCCCCGGCCGTACCCGAACCGGCACCTGTCGCGGCCCCGGCCCCGGTGGCTCCTGTCGCCCCGGCCCCGGTTCCGGTCCTCCCCGCCCCGGCTCCGGCTCCGGCTCCGGTGACGGTTCCGGCGGTCAAGGTGCCTCCGGCTCTGCTGGACGCGGCCCGCAACATTGCCGCATCCCACCTGGCCGCACACGGTGAACCCATCACCCCAGTTCAGCTCCGGACCCGGCTCGGCATCGCCCTGCCGCTCGCCACCGCCGCGCACGCCGCGCTGACGGCCTGA
- a CDS encoding tyrosine-type recombinase/integrase — translation MLTYDVQIWGIRKRPDRAAAYQLRWRVGVQPFSKSYKIKAQADGRRSELLAALRKREQFDTETGLPASEVQAAQSPTWFAHAREYVAMKWPNASAKHRASIADALATVTPRLVKDNRGAPAPRVLRTALYSWAFRLVLDQDGELVARIDAEEAPEAIVAALDWIGRKSVDVSALNTPTVVRSALDALARKMDGTAAADNTVNRKVPVFSNCLRYAVELDRLPSLPLTKVDWTPPETDDEIDFRYVPGPALARKLIDAVGEQNDRGRHLMAFFGCLYYAATRPGEAVGLRESDFTLPEEGWGQVILSSSSPRVGSGWTDSGESYDSRGLKKRARKATREVPIPPVLVRLIRDHIAEFGTAEDGRLFRAARGGGLLSKEYGDIWKAARRAVLTKQEVKTPLAEVPYGLRAACVSLWLESGVSPAEVARRAGHSIAVLFRFYAKAIRRNQHHANQQIERALATDNDQ, via the coding sequence GTGCTGACGTACGACGTGCAGATCTGGGGCATCCGCAAGCGCCCCGACCGCGCTGCGGCCTACCAACTCCGCTGGCGGGTCGGCGTTCAGCCGTTCTCGAAGAGCTACAAGATCAAGGCTCAGGCGGACGGCCGGCGCTCCGAGCTGCTGGCCGCGCTCCGCAAGCGCGAACAGTTCGACACCGAAACCGGCCTTCCGGCCTCGGAGGTGCAGGCGGCCCAGTCCCCCACCTGGTTCGCACACGCCCGGGAGTACGTGGCGATGAAGTGGCCGAACGCCTCGGCCAAGCACCGCGCGAGCATCGCGGACGCCCTCGCCACGGTCACCCCGCGCCTGGTGAAGGACAACCGCGGCGCCCCTGCTCCCCGGGTTCTGCGGACCGCCCTCTACTCCTGGGCCTTCCGCCTCGTCCTCGATCAGGACGGCGAACTCGTGGCCCGGATCGACGCCGAGGAAGCACCCGAAGCCATCGTGGCGGCCCTCGACTGGATCGGCCGTAAGTCCGTGGATGTCTCGGCCCTGAACACGCCGACGGTCGTGCGGTCCGCCCTGGACGCACTCGCCCGCAAGATGGACGGGACCGCTGCGGCGGACAACACGGTGAACCGCAAGGTGCCCGTGTTCAGCAACTGCCTGCGCTACGCCGTCGAGCTGGACCGCCTGCCCTCCCTGCCCCTGACCAAGGTGGACTGGACGCCGCCCGAGACGGACGACGAGATCGACTTCCGGTACGTCCCCGGCCCGGCCCTGGCCCGCAAGCTGATCGACGCCGTGGGCGAGCAGAACGACCGTGGTCGGCACCTCATGGCGTTCTTCGGGTGCCTCTACTACGCGGCCACCCGCCCCGGCGAAGCCGTGGGCCTCCGCGAGTCGGACTTCACCCTGCCCGAGGAAGGCTGGGGCCAAGTCATCCTGTCGTCCAGCTCCCCGCGCGTCGGCTCGGGCTGGACCGACTCCGGGGAGTCCTACGACTCCCGTGGCCTCAAGAAGCGCGCCCGAAAGGCCACCCGCGAGGTACCGATCCCGCCGGTCCTGGTCCGCCTGATCCGCGACCACATCGCGGAGTTCGGCACCGCCGAGGACGGCCGCCTCTTCCGCGCCGCTCGCGGCGGCGGCCTCCTGAGCAAGGAGTACGGCGACATCTGGAAGGCTGCTCGCCGGGCCGTCCTCACCAAGCAGGAAGTGAAGACCCCCCTGGCTGAGGTCCCCTATGGACTCCGCGCCGCGTGCGTCTCCCTCTGGCTGGAGTCCGGCGTCTCCCCGGCCGAGGTCGCCCGCCGCGCCGGCCACAGCATCGCCGTGCTGTTCCGCTTCTACGCCAAGGCCATCCGTCGCAACCAGCACCACGCAAACCAGCAGATCGAGCGGGCCCTAGCCACCGACAACGACCAGTAG
- a CDS encoding helix-turn-helix transcriptional regulator → MLTMVEALAELRMSRAAFYRLRARGNAPRCLKLPNGQIRIRRADLDAWFEGCEVPAC, encoded by the coding sequence ATGCTGACCATGGTCGAAGCACTGGCCGAGCTGCGCATGTCGCGGGCCGCCTTCTACCGGCTCCGCGCTCGCGGGAACGCGCCCCGCTGCCTCAAGCTCCCCAACGGGCAGATCCGCATCCGCCGGGCCGACCTCGACGCGTGGTTCGAGGGCTGCGAGGTGCCCGCGTGCTGA
- a CDS encoding cysteine dioxygenase family protein codes for MTTTTPARTTTRMAALVSEIRTVVERGLAPDLTAYLVGERLAPHLGAPDLLTPAQQVGDPERYRQHILHAESDGSFSVVALVWLPGQETCIHDHVSWCVAGVHQGEESERRFRLAPGAGPARLVATEDVVNAQGDVCGFAPPGDIHKVRNSCTNKAISVHVYGADVSRLGTSIRRVYTLPVD; via the coding sequence ATGACCACCACCACGCCGGCCCGTACCACCACGAGGATGGCCGCCCTCGTCAGTGAGATCCGCACGGTCGTGGAGCGGGGGCTGGCTCCCGACCTCACCGCGTACCTGGTGGGCGAACGGCTCGCCCCGCACCTGGGCGCGCCCGACCTGCTGACTCCGGCGCAGCAGGTAGGCGACCCGGAGCGATACCGGCAGCACATCCTGCACGCCGAGTCCGACGGCAGCTTCTCGGTGGTGGCACTGGTGTGGCTGCCCGGGCAGGAGACCTGCATCCACGACCACGTGTCCTGGTGCGTGGCCGGGGTGCATCAGGGTGAGGAGAGCGAACGCCGCTTCCGGCTCGCGCCGGGAGCCGGTCCCGCCCGGCTGGTGGCCACCGAGGACGTGGTCAACGCCCAGGGCGACGTCTGCGGGTTCGCCCCGCCCGGCGACATCCACAAGGTGCGCAACTCCTGTACGAACAAGGCGATATCGGTGCACGTGTACGGCGCCGACGTCTCCCGGCTGGGCACCAGCATCCGCCGCGTCTACACGCTCCCCGTCGACTGA